A single region of the Undibacterium piscinae genome encodes:
- the pstA gene encoding phosphate ABC transporter permease PstA: MTAVKNPVYRRRLFMHRVGITLSSLAMAIGVSFLMWILFTLLLKGFSALSMSILIETTPAPGSEGGGLMNAILGSLMMVGTATLISTPIGILAGIYLAEYGDKNWFGAVTRFVTDIMLSAPSIVIGLFVYAIYVFHVKHFSGWAGSIAISLIAIPVVVRTTDNMLGLVPTSLREAAFALGAPRWKVALLIRLRAVKAGVMTGILLAVARISGETAPLLFTALNNQFYNANMNKPMANLPVVIYQFAMSPYDNWRELAWAGALLITFSVLGLNILARTVFSQKVKN, from the coding sequence ATGACAGCCGTAAAAAATCCCGTGTATCGCCGCCGCTTATTTATGCATAGAGTTGGCATTACCTTGTCGTCGCTGGCGATGGCAATAGGTGTCAGTTTCCTCATGTGGATCTTGTTTACGCTACTGCTCAAAGGTTTTTCGGCTTTGAGTATGAGCATACTGATAGAGACTACACCGGCACCTGGCAGTGAGGGTGGAGGTCTGATGAATGCCATCCTCGGCAGCCTGATGATGGTAGGAACGGCGACACTGATCAGTACGCCCATCGGTATTCTGGCCGGGATCTATCTGGCCGAATATGGGGATAAAAACTGGTTTGGTGCAGTCACGCGTTTTGTTACTGACATCATGTTGTCGGCGCCTTCCATCGTGATTGGCCTGTTTGTCTATGCAATCTATGTTTTTCACGTAAAGCATTTCTCCGGTTGGGCCGGCAGTATCGCCATTTCCCTGATTGCCATTCCGGTCGTGGTACGCACTACCGACAATATGCTGGGACTGGTGCCTACCAGTTTGCGTGAAGCGGCATTTGCGCTCGGCGCGCCACGCTGGAAAGTCGCATTGCTGATACGTTTGCGCGCGGTAAAGGCCGGCGTGATGACCGGCATCTTGCTGGCGGTAGCACGGATTTCCGGAGAGACTGCGCCGTTGCTATTTACTGCACTAAACAACCAGTTTTATAACGCAAACATGAATAAGCCTATGGCGAATTTACCGGTGGTGATCTACCAGTTTGCGATGAGTCCTTATGATAACTGGCGCGAGCTGGCTTGGGCTGGCGCACTGTTGATTACCTTTAGTGTGCTTGGCTTGAATATTCTGGCACGCACCGTATTTAGTCAAAAAGTAAAAAATTAA
- the pstB gene encoding phosphate ABC transporter ATP-binding protein PstB has translation MSTPNTAPEKMSIEISGLNFFYGATRSLRDVNLNIRDKKVTAFIGPSGCGKSTLLRTLNRMYDLYPGQRAEGKIMYHGKNILDADQDINLLRAKVGMVFQKPTPFPMSVYDNIAFGVRLYENLPKGEMDERVEWALKKAALWTEVKDKLNKSGLSLSGGQQQRLCIARGVSVKPEVLLLDEPTSALDPISTVKIEELIHELKQDYTIAIVTHNMQQAARCSDYTAYMYLGELVEFGETDHIFMNPVKKETQDYITGRFG, from the coding sequence ATGTCCACTCCAAACACTGCACCAGAAAAGATGTCGATAGAGATTTCAGGCCTGAATTTTTTCTATGGCGCCACACGCAGCTTGCGTGACGTCAACCTCAATATCCGCGACAAAAAAGTAACCGCCTTTATCGGCCCGTCCGGCTGTGGTAAGTCGACATTGCTGCGTACGCTGAATCGTATGTACGATCTTTACCCTGGTCAGCGTGCTGAAGGCAAGATCATGTATCACGGTAAGAACATTCTTGATGCCGATCAGGATATCAATTTGCTGCGTGCCAAGGTCGGCATGGTCTTTCAAAAACCTACCCCTTTCCCTATGTCGGTGTATGACAACATCGCTTTTGGCGTGCGTTTGTACGAAAACCTGCCAAAAGGCGAGATGGATGAGCGGGTTGAATGGGCCTTGAAAAAAGCGGCGTTGTGGACTGAAGTCAAAGACAAACTCAATAAGAGTGGCTTGAGCTTGTCCGGTGGTCAGCAGCAGCGTTTATGTATCGCCCGCGGGGTGTCGGTGAAACCGGAAGTATTGTTGCTCGACGAACCTACTTCGGCGCTAGATCCTATCTCAACCGTGAAGATAGAAGAATTGATCCATGAGTTAAAGCAGGATTACACGATCGCCATCGTTACCCACAACATGCAGCAGGCGGCGCGTTGCTCCGACTACACTGCGTATATGTATTTGGGCGAGTTGGTGGAGTTTGGCGAGACTGATCATATCTTTATGAATCCGGTAAAAAAAGAAACACAAGATTACATCACGGGCCGTTTTGGTTGA
- the phoU gene encoding phosphate signaling complex protein PhoU has translation MTGEHSSKQYDNDLETIRSKVLLMGGLVESHFHDAMACFRSGNVVQAAAVIKSDEEVNRLEVALDDMCSHLIVKRQPAANDLRTVMATGKVITDLERIGDESTKIARIAHEAQAKHRNIAMFSGYETVRVLANSVAEMLHQSLDAFARQDGAKALKLIAYDEIIDNDFRSIMRNLITFMMEDPSTISCSLDALWVAKAIERIGDHAKNIAEHTIYIVEGKDIRHSDYVASKQVQTISNS, from the coding sequence ATGACAGGCGAACACTCTTCAAAACAGTATGACAATGATCTGGAAACCATACGGTCCAAGGTCTTGTTGATGGGCGGTCTGGTAGAAAGCCACTTCCATGATGCGATGGCTTGCTTCCGCTCCGGCAATGTCGTGCAAGCCGCTGCAGTGATCAAGTCTGACGAAGAAGTGAATCGTCTGGAAGTTGCGCTCGATGACATGTGTAGTCACCTGATCGTAAAGCGCCAACCGGCCGCCAATGATTTGCGTACCGTGATGGCTACCGGTAAAGTGATTACCGATCTGGAGCGTATCGGTGATGAATCTACCAAAATCGCCAGAATTGCCCATGAGGCGCAGGCCAAGCACAGAAATATTGCGATGTTCAGCGGCTATGAAACGGTACGTGTGCTGGCCAATAGCGTCGCCGAAATGCTGCATCAGTCTTTGGATGCATTTGCCCGGCAAGATGGCGCCAAAGCGTTGAAGTTGATCGCTTACGATGAAATTATCGACAATGATTTCCGTTCCATCATGCGTAACCTGATTACTTTTATGATGGAAGATCCGAGTACCATTTCATGCTCACTGGATGCATTATGGGTTGCCAAGGCGATCGAACGTATCGGTGATCACGCGAAAAATATCGCCGAGCATACGATTTATATCGTTGAAGGCAAAGATATCCGTCACTCAGATTATGTCGCCTCCAAGCAGGTGCAAACAATTAGTAATTCATGA
- the phoB gene encoding phosphate regulon transcriptional regulatory protein PhoB, which translates to MAADKTTILIVEDEPAIVELVTYTLKAAGWNTFSVNNTAEAWDFLQHRTPQLILLDWMLPDQSGLRLLSKIRSDRHFNEMPVIMLTAKSMEEDKIAGLDHGADDYVTKPFSPRELTARIKAMLRRKSPEHAQGTLAAGSIILDPVSCTVKISDQKVEIGHAEYKLLKFFMAHPERVFSRSQLLDKVWGDHVVIEERTVDVHVLRLRKVLKNAEGLIKTVRSVGYMLSEK; encoded by the coding sequence ATGGCTGCCGATAAAACCACGATTCTCATCGTTGAAGATGAGCCCGCTATTGTCGAGTTGGTGACGTATACGCTGAAGGCTGCCGGTTGGAATACCTTTTCGGTCAACAATACGGCCGAAGCCTGGGACTTTCTTCAGCATCGCACGCCGCAACTTATCTTGCTCGACTGGATGTTGCCTGATCAGAGTGGTTTGAGATTATTGTCAAAAATCCGTTCTGACCGGCATTTCAACGAAATGCCGGTGATTATGCTGACGGCGAAAAGCATGGAAGAGGACAAGATCGCCGGTCTCGACCATGGTGCCGATGATTATGTGACCAAACCGTTTTCGCCGCGTGAACTGACTGCCCGCATCAAGGCCATGCTACGTCGCAAGAGTCCTGAGCACGCGCAAGGTACGCTGGCGGCAGGCAGCATCATTCTTGATCCGGTCAGCTGTACCGTCAAGATCAGCGATCAAAAAGTGGAAATCGGCCATGCCGAATACAAGCTGCTGAAATTTTTCATGGCGCATCCGGAACGGGTTTTCTCGCGCAGCCAGTTGCTCGATAAAGTGTGGGGCGATCACGTAGTCATAGAAGAGCGTACTGTCGACGTCCATGTACTGCGTTTGCGTAAGGTATTGAAAAATGCCGAAGGCCTGATCAAGACAGTGCGCAGTGTCGGCTACATGCTGTCCGAAAAATAG
- a CDS encoding GNAT family N-acetyltransferase has protein sequence MDILIREATLDDAQLIAHLTRACWQDKVAESSSGHKETAERVANDLQLGGGFILLIDEEPAGSVRWQPMEADSDTWEMLRMGVLPAFRGTGLSQHLLEAVIHCAQISGVEDDCKMSCRHRGWILCSNVPCGEAVRA, from the coding sequence ATGGATATTCTGATACGGGAAGCCACTCTGGACGATGCGCAACTGATTGCGCATCTGACTCGCGCCTGCTGGCAAGACAAGGTGGCCGAGAGTTCCAGCGGTCACAAGGAAACCGCCGAGCGGGTCGCCAACGACCTGCAACTGGGTGGCGGCTTTATTCTTCTGATTGATGAAGAACCTGCCGGTTCGGTGCGCTGGCAACCGATGGAAGCCGACAGCGACACCTGGGAAATGCTGCGCATGGGCGTGTTGCCGGCGTTTCGCGGTACCGGTCTGTCGCAACATTTGCTGGAAGCCGTAATCCATTGCGCCCAGATATCGGGCGTAGAGGACGACTGCAAAATGAGCTGCCGACATCGGGGGTGGATTCTATGCTCAAATGTGCCTTGTGGCGAAGCAGTACGTGCTTGA
- the metG gene encoding methionine--tRNA ligase produces MTRQLFVTTALPYANAPFHLGHIMEYIQADIWVRHQRMSGNEVHFVGADDAHGAPIMIAAEKAGITPQEFVAQIAAGRKQYLDGFHIEFDNWHSTDGVENHQLSQDIYRKLKAAGFITSKTIEQFYDPVKNMFLPDRYIKGECPKCGAKDQYGDSCEVCSAVYSPTEVVKPYSVLTGATPVMKSSEHFFFKLSDEKCVEFLRGWALQNNRLQSEVANKCKEWLEGDGGLGDWDISRDAPYFGIEIPDQPGKYFYVWLDAPVGYLASLKNYFGKIGRDFDAFMADPTTEQIHFIGKDITYFHTLFWPAMLKFSGYKTPDNVYAHGFVTVSGEKMSKSRGTGISPLRYLDIGMNPEWLRYYFAAKLNAKVEDLDMNPEDFVARVNADLIGKYVNIASRAAGFITKRFDGVVTTDWATEDDAFITNLRKVSPEIQALFEGREYGKALRAVMDQADIINAYVDANKPWELAKKPENDGKLQEVCSRLLEAFRILTIFLKPVLPHLAQQVETQLNIAPLQWASVATPLPHLHKINPYVHLMQRVDGKIFDQLFDAPVPDAAAPAAKAATKPTAVAESTPATASADDGNGNNSNMEELAPEIKIDDFAKVDLRIAKIVNCEHVEGSDKLLRLTLDAGEGRTRNVFSGIKSAYQPEQLIGKFTVMVANLAPRKMKFGISEGMVLAASAADEKANPGLYILEAWPGAQPGMRVR; encoded by the coding sequence ATGACCCGTCAGCTGTTCGTTACCACTGCTCTGCCTTACGCCAACGCACCTTTCCATCTTGGCCACATCATGGAATACATCCAGGCTGATATCTGGGTCAGGCACCAACGAATGTCGGGTAACGAAGTGCATTTTGTCGGCGCAGATGACGCGCATGGCGCGCCTATCATGATCGCCGCTGAAAAAGCCGGCATCACTCCGCAGGAATTTGTGGCGCAAATCGCCGCCGGCCGCAAACAATACCTCGATGGTTTCCATATCGAATTTGACAATTGGCACTCGACCGATGGCGTTGAGAATCATCAGCTGTCGCAAGACATCTACCGTAAACTGAAAGCGGCCGGTTTCATCACCAGCAAAACCATAGAACAATTTTACGATCCGGTAAAAAACATGTTCCTGCCGGATCGCTACATCAAGGGCGAATGCCCTAAGTGCGGCGCCAAGGATCAATACGGCGATTCCTGCGAAGTTTGCAGTGCCGTGTACTCACCGACCGAAGTGGTCAAGCCTTACTCGGTACTGACGGGCGCGACACCGGTAATGAAATCCTCGGAACATTTTTTCTTTAAACTGTCCGACGAAAAATGCGTAGAGTTCCTGCGCGGCTGGGCCTTGCAAAACAACAGGCTGCAATCGGAAGTGGCGAATAAGTGCAAGGAATGGCTGGAAGGTGACGGCGGTCTGGGCGACTGGGATATCAGCCGCGATGCGCCTTACTTCGGTATCGAGATCCCGGATCAACCGGGCAAATATTTCTATGTCTGGCTCGATGCGCCGGTCGGTTACCTGGCCTCGCTGAAAAATTATTTTGGCAAGATAGGCCGTGATTTCGATGCCTTCATGGCAGACCCGACTACCGAGCAGATACATTTCATCGGCAAGGACATCACCTACTTCCATACTTTGTTCTGGCCGGCGATGCTGAAATTTTCCGGCTACAAGACCCCGGACAACGTCTACGCACATGGCTTTGTCACGGTCTCAGGCGAGAAGATGTCTAAGTCACGCGGCACCGGCATCTCACCGCTGCGCTATCTCGACATCGGCATGAACCCTGAATGGCTGCGCTATTACTTTGCCGCCAAGCTCAATGCCAAGGTCGAAGATCTGGACATGAACCCTGAAGATTTCGTGGCACGCGTCAACGCCGACCTGATCGGGAAATACGTCAACATCGCCAGTCGCGCCGCCGGTTTCATCACCAAGCGTTTTGACGGTGTGGTAACGACCGACTGGGCAACAGAGGATGATGCCTTCATCACCAATTTGCGCAAGGTCTCGCCGGAAATCCAGGCACTGTTCGAAGGCCGCGAATACGGCAAGGCGCTGCGTGCCGTGATGGATCAGGCTGATATCATCAATGCCTACGTCGATGCCAACAAACCTTGGGAACTGGCGAAAAAGCCTGAAAACGACGGCAAGTTGCAGGAAGTCTGCAGCCGTCTGCTGGAAGCCTTCCGCATCCTGACGATTTTCCTCAAACCGGTATTGCCGCATCTGGCACAACAGGTAGAAACGCAACTGAACATCGCGCCTTTGCAATGGGCCAGTGTCGCCACACCATTGCCACATCTGCACAAAATCAATCCTTACGTGCATCTGATGCAAAGGGTAGATGGCAAAATCTTTGACCAGTTGTTTGATGCACCAGTACCAGATGCTGCAGCGCCTGCCGCCAAAGCTGCGACCAAGCCTACTGCAGTGGCAGAATCAACACCTGCAACAGCATCCGCTGATGATGGCAACGGCAATAACAGCAACATGGAAGAACTAGCGCCTGAAATCAAGATAGATGACTTCGCCAAGGTAGATTTGCGCATCGCCAAGATCGTCAATTGTGAACACGTAGAAGGCTCGGACAAGTTGTTGCGCCTGACGCTGGACGCCGGCGAAGGCCGTACCCGCAACGTGTTCTCGGGCATCAAATCGGCTTACCAGCCGGAACAACTGATCGGTAAATTTACCGTGATGGTTGCCAACCTGGCGCCACGCAAGATGAAGTTCGGCATTTCAGAAGGCATGGTATTGGCCGCCTCGGCCGCGGATGAAAAAGCCAATCCGGGTTTATACATCCTGGAAGCCTGGCCTGGTGCCCAGCCTGGTATGCGCGTTCGTTAA
- the tsaD gene encoding tRNA (adenosine(37)-N6)-threonylcarbamoyltransferase complex transferase subunit TsaD, with the protein MIVLGIESSCDETGLALYDTERGLLSHALHSQIAMHQEYGGVVPELASRDHIRRALPLLQEVLSQAKLDKHQIDAIAYTQGPGLAGALLVGASVACGLAMALDKPIVGIHHLEGHLLSPLLASQPPQFPFIALLVSGGHTQLMRVDGVGRYQLLGETLDDAAGEAFDKSAKLLGLSYPGGPAISRMAEFGDPAAYKFPRPMLHSKDLNFSFSGLKTAVLTVVKNQPANICEQDKANIARGFVDALVDVLVAKSITALKENGLKRLVIAGGVGANQQLRTALNAAAAKRRYQVYYPELEFCTDNGAMIAFAGAMRLQQNPALATRDYGFNVRPRWPLHELQT; encoded by the coding sequence ATGATAGTTCTCGGTATTGAATCCTCCTGCGATGAAACCGGTCTGGCGCTGTATGACACTGAGCGCGGCCTGCTATCGCACGCGCTGCATTCGCAGATTGCGATGCACCAGGAATACGGTGGCGTAGTGCCGGAACTGGCCTCGCGCGACCATATCCGGCGCGCCCTGCCCTTGCTGCAAGAAGTGTTAAGCCAGGCCAAGCTGGATAAACATCAGATCGACGCCATCGCCTACACCCAGGGCCCTGGCCTGGCCGGTGCCCTGCTGGTCGGCGCCTCGGTAGCTTGCGGCCTGGCCATGGCGCTCGACAAACCTATCGTCGGCATCCACCATCTGGAAGGGCATTTGCTGTCGCCGCTACTGGCCAGCCAGCCACCGCAATTTCCCTTCATCGCGCTGCTGGTGTCCGGCGGCCACACGCAACTGATGCGCGTCGATGGTGTCGGCCGCTATCAATTGCTAGGCGAAACCCTCGATGACGCCGCTGGTGAAGCCTTCGACAAATCGGCCAAACTGCTGGGATTGAGCTATCCGGGCGGCCCGGCGATTTCGCGCATGGCAGAATTCGGTGATCCGGCCGCGTATAAATTCCCGCGTCCTATGCTGCACTCCAAGGATCTCAATTTCAGTTTCTCCGGTCTGAAAACTGCGGTACTGACGGTGGTAAAAAATCAGCCGGCGAATATCTGCGAACAAGACAAGGCAAATATCGCACGCGGTTTTGTCGATGCGCTGGTCGATGTGCTGGTCGCCAAATCGATAACTGCACTCAAGGAAAATGGCCTGAAACGCCTGGTGATCGCCGGTGGGGTCGGCGCCAATCAGCAGTTACGCACGGCGCTCAATGCCGCCGCGGCAAAACGGCGCTATCAGGTGTATTACCCGGAACTCGAATTTTGCACCGATAACGGTGCCATGATCGCCTTTGCCGGTGCCATGCGCCTGCAACAAAATCCCGCACTTGCCACTCGCGACTATGGCTTTAACGTGCGGCCGCGCTGGCCGCTGCACGAGTTGCAAACTTAG
- a CDS encoding ANTAR domain-containing protein yields the protein MKAASLRIVVVNTVIQAESEQEEQAQAQLARSRALRIGLLQAGYNIIAVLPGDLYMTERIAQLQPDMIIIDAESDARDVLEHMVLATRDAPRPIVLFTEDGDQSNMAAAMEAGVSAYVVAGLHTERIKPVLDVAMARFNADQKLRSELSDTKAKLAERKTIERAKGLLMERHQLSENDAYQKLRKQAMEKNLKLADLAQRLLDVADLLGG from the coding sequence ATGAAAGCAGCTAGTTTACGGATAGTGGTGGTCAATACCGTCATCCAGGCAGAATCGGAGCAGGAGGAGCAGGCGCAGGCGCAGTTGGCGCGCTCGCGTGCCTTACGCATAGGCTTGCTGCAAGCGGGCTACAACATCATTGCGGTGCTGCCCGGTGATTTGTATATGACCGAGCGGATCGCGCAATTGCAGCCCGATATGATCATCATCGATGCCGAATCGGATGCGCGTGACGTGCTTGAACACATGGTGCTGGCGACCCGCGATGCCCCGCGCCCTATCGTGCTGTTCACCGAAGACGGCGACCAGAGCAATATGGCCGCGGCGATGGAGGCCGGCGTCTCGGCCTATGTCGTGGCGGGTTTGCATACCGAGCGTATCAAACCTGTGCTTGATGTTGCGATGGCGCGTTTTAACGCAGACCAGAAGCTGCGTTCCGAGTTATCCGATACCAAAGCCAAGCTGGCAGAGCGTAAAACCATAGAGCGCGCCAAGGGCTTGCTGATGGAGCGCCATCAATTATCGGAAAACGACGCTTATCAAAAATTGCGCAAGCAGGCTATGGAAAAAAACCTGAAGCTGGCTGATCTGGCGCAACGCCTTTTGGATGTGGCCGATTTGCTGGGTGGATAG
- a CDS encoding ABC transporter substrate-binding protein, with the protein MSNPTPTNKSAGLTLAESHHDSAQTNLQRRSFLQSAAVVAGAGIVGLRTGGVWAAGSDKPEKEEVRIGFIPLTDCASIVMASVLGFDKKYGIKIIPTKESSWASVRDKLVNGELDAAHVLYGLLYGVQMGVSGNKKDMAVLMTLNNNGQAITLSKKLADKGAVDGAGLAKLMQSDKREYTFAQTFPTGTHAMWLNYWLAAHGINPMKDAKVITVPPPQMVANMRVGNMDGYCVGEPWNHRAIADGIGITAATTQDIWKDHPEKVLGTTAEFAQKYPNTARAMTAAILEASRWIDASLMNKNKMAETIADKSYVNTSVDVINQRILGRYQNGLGKTWDDPNHMKFFNDGAVNFPYLSDGMWFMTQHKRWGLLKADPDYLAVAKAVNRIDIYKDAAAMAKVPVPKEVMRSSKLMDGTVWDGKNPAAYAASFKIKA; encoded by the coding sequence ATGTCAAACCCAACACCAACGAATAAGTCTGCAGGTCTTACCTTAGCGGAGTCTCACCATGATAGCGCCCAAACTAATCTTCAGCGCCGTAGTTTTCTGCAGAGTGCTGCAGTCGTCGCAGGAGCTGGTATCGTGGGGTTACGTACAGGTGGCGTCTGGGCCGCCGGCTCGGATAAGCCAGAGAAAGAAGAAGTGCGCATTGGTTTTATTCCGCTTACCGATTGCGCCTCTATCGTGATGGCATCGGTGCTCGGTTTCGACAAGAAATACGGCATCAAAATTATCCCGACCAAGGAATCCTCCTGGGCCAGCGTGCGTGACAAACTGGTCAATGGCGAACTCGATGCGGCCCATGTGTTGTATGGCTTGCTGTATGGCGTACAGATGGGCGTCAGCGGCAACAAGAAAGACATGGCGGTGCTGATGACACTCAACAACAATGGTCAGGCCATTACCTTGTCGAAAAAACTCGCGGATAAAGGCGCGGTCGATGGTGCCGGCCTGGCCAAGCTGATGCAGAGCGATAAGCGCGAATATACGTTTGCCCAAACGTTTCCTACCGGTACCCATGCGATGTGGCTCAATTACTGGCTGGCTGCGCATGGCATTAATCCCATGAAAGACGCCAAGGTGATCACCGTGCCGCCACCGCAAATGGTCGCCAATATGCGGGTGGGGAATATGGATGGGTATTGCGTCGGTGAACCGTGGAATCACCGTGCGATCGCCGATGGCATAGGCATTACCGCTGCCACCACCCAGGACATCTGGAAAGACCATCCGGAAAAAGTGCTCGGCACCACCGCCGAGTTCGCCCAGAAATATCCGAATACGGCGCGTGCCATGACCGCCGCGATACTTGAGGCCAGTCGCTGGATCGATGCGTCGTTAATGAACAAGAACAAGATGGCCGAAACCATCGCCGATAAATCCTACGTTAATACCTCGGTCGACGTTATCAATCAACGTATTCTGGGGCGCTACCAGAACGGCCTGGGCAAGACCTGGGACGATCCGAATCACATGAAATTTTTCAACGACGGCGCGGTGAATTTCCCTTATCTGTCAGACGGTATGTGGTTCATGACTCAGCACAAGCGCTGGGGTTTGCTGAAAGCCGATCCGGATTATCTGGCGGTGGCAAAGGCGGTCAATCGTATCGATATCTACAAGGATGCGGCTGCCATGGCCAAGGTACCCGTGCCTAAAGAGGTGATGCGCAGCAGTAAGTTGATGGATGGCACGGTATGGGACGGTAAAAATCCTGCGGCCTATGCCGCCTCGTTCAAGATCAAAGCATAA
- the ntrB gene encoding nitrate ABC transporter permease, whose translation MVQGVIRDVGSDTTSSNVSSTASSAAESKAAAVTPAAVPATPKAAAREKKTVRLSFSFKPFFLAILPPVFGIALLILIWEIVAIKTSSFPSPWLTLQEAIKVFADPFYQNGPNDQGIGWNIYASLKRVAVGFGLAAAVGIPLGFLIGRFRFLSGMFNPIISLLKPVSPLAWLPIGLLVFKSAHPAAIWSIFICSIWPMIINTAIGVQRVPQDYMNVARVLNLSEWKIMAKILFPSVLPYMLTGVRLAIGTAWLVIVAAEMLTGGVGIGFWVWDEWNNLNVPHIIIAIVVIGMVGLILEQILVAVARAFTYEDVGT comes from the coding sequence ATGGTACAGGGCGTTATCCGCGACGTAGGCAGCGACACGACAAGTAGCAACGTCAGCAGCACTGCCAGCAGCGCAGCAGAGAGTAAAGCTGCCGCCGTCACCCCGGCTGCAGTGCCGGCGACACCGAAGGCCGCGGCCAGGGAGAAAAAAACAGTGCGTCTTTCATTTTCATTTAAACCGTTTTTTCTGGCGATATTGCCACCGGTATTTGGCATCGCCTTACTGATACTGATCTGGGAAATCGTCGCGATCAAGACCTCTAGTTTTCCTTCGCCATGGCTGACCTTACAGGAAGCGATTAAGGTGTTTGCCGATCCGTTTTACCAAAACGGCCCGAATGACCAGGGCATAGGCTGGAACATCTATGCCTCGCTCAAGCGCGTCGCGGTGGGTTTCGGCTTGGCCGCTGCGGTGGGTATTCCGCTGGGCTTTCTGATCGGGCGCTTCAGGTTTTTGTCCGGCATGTTCAACCCTATCATCAGCCTGCTCAAACCAGTGTCACCGCTGGCCTGGTTGCCTATCGGTCTGCTGGTGTTCAAGTCGGCGCACCCGGCGGCGATCTGGTCTATTTTTATCTGCTCGATCTGGCCGATGATCATCAATACCGCCATCGGCGTGCAGCGCGTGCCGCAAGATTATATGAATGTGGCGCGGGTCTTGAACCTGTCCGAATGGAAGATCATGGCCAAGATCTTGTTTCCCTCGGTGCTGCCTTACATGCTGACCGGCGTGCGACTGGCGATCGGTACCGCATGGCTGGTGATTGTGGCGGCGGAAATGCTGACCGGCGGCGTCGGTATCGGTTTCTGGGTCTGGGATGAATGGAATAACCTCAATGTCCCGCACATCATCATCGCTATCGTTGTCATCGGCATGGTCGGGCTGATACTGGAACAAATACTGGTTGCCGTGGCACGCGCATTTACTTACGAAGACGTCGGTACTTAA
- a CDS encoding ABC transporter ATP-binding protein, translated as MENLESKYIAINNVEMRFNTKKGSFHALRDINLNVRKGEFITLIGHSGCGKSTLLNLIAGLTSATSGTLLCANREISGPSPERGVVFQNHSLLPWLTCYENVYLAVERVFAATENGTKLQKRTMQALALVGLTHAENKRPNEISGGMKQRVGIARALAIEPKVLLMDEPFGALDALTRAHLQDELLKIVAKTASTVVMVTHDVDEAVLLSDRIVMMTNGPAATIGEILSVKLERPRERVALSQDPLYAEYRSAVLEFLYHRQSHPAKDAA; from the coding sequence ATGGAAAACCTGGAATCGAAATACATCGCCATCAATAACGTAGAGATGCGCTTTAATACCAAGAAGGGCAGCTTTCACGCCCTGCGTGACATCAACCTCAATGTCCGCAAGGGCGAATTCATTACCCTGATCGGCCATTCCGGCTGCGGTAAATCAACCCTGCTCAATCTGATTGCAGGCTTGACTAGCGCCACGTCCGGGACCTTGCTATGCGCTAACCGCGAGATCTCCGGCCCTTCACCGGAGCGCGGCGTGGTGTTTCAGAATCATTCGCTGTTGCCTTGGCTGACCTGCTATGAAAACGTGTATCTGGCAGTGGAACGGGTGTTTGCCGCGACAGAAAATGGCACCAAATTGCAGAAGCGCACCATGCAGGCTTTGGCGCTGGTGGGGCTGACCCATGCCGAAAACAAGCGTCCGAATGAAATTTCCGGTGGCATGAAGCAAAGGGTGGGGATAGCCCGTGCCTTGGCGATAGAGCCGAAAGTCTTGCTGATGGATGAACCTTTCGGCGCACTCGATGCCTTAACCCGCGCCCATCTGCAAGATGAGTTGCTGAAAATTGTCGCCAAGACCGCATCGACCGTGGTGATGGTGACGCATGATGTCGATGAGGCGGTGTTGCTGTCTGACCGTATCGTGATGATGACCAACGGCCCGGCGGCTACCATAGGGGAAATCTTGAGCGTCAAACTGGAGCGCCCGCGCGAGCGCGTGGCACTTTCGCAAGATCCTTTGTATGCGGAATATCGTAGCGCCGTGCTGGAGTTTTTGTATCACCGCCAGTCGCATCCGGCCAAGGATGCAGCTTAA